From Stenotrophomonas sp. SAU14A_NAIMI4_8:
TGGCGGGTATCGCCATCGGCGGCCTCTTCGGCCATCGCGTCGATGGGCAGCACGGCCAGGCCGCCGATCAGCACCGCATGCACGGCGCGGGACAAAAGCTTCGCATGGGGAGCCGCAACGGCGGCTTCCCGGATCTGGTGACGCATCGGATGATTTCCCGGTTCCCTGTGGTGTCTTACGCCGCGCCTGCCCCTTTATCCGTGGGTGCAGGCCCCTGCGCCGCGTTGCCGACGTTCGGCGGGCACCGAGCCTAGGGGGGAAATGTTAAGCCTGTGTTGCGCTGCGCGACGGACGGCGCCCGAACCACCAGCCCAGCAGCAGTTGCACCGGCAGTGACAGCAGCAGGGAAACCGCGAACCAGCGTGGGAAATCGCCGCCCATCAGCCACAGACCGTAACCGGCACCGAGCACCAGCAGCAGCCACACCGACGTGCCGTGCGCGCGCGGCCAGCACGGCGCGTAGTAGGTGGCGAAGGCAATGGCGGCGATGCCGCCCAGCACGCTGAAGGCCAGGTCCCAGCCCAGCTGCGCTTCGCTGCCCGGGTGCAGGCCGAACAACGACGGCAGCCAGCCACCGGCGCTGCTGACCAGGGCCAGGGCAAGCAGCGCACCGATCAGGGCGACGAAGGACAGGAAGATGGTTTTGAGCAGGGCAGGCATGCACGCATTGTACGGCGCGGCGGGTCATGCCTTGCCGGCGGCCTGCAAGGCGGCGAACTCTTCCTCGCTGAACAAGCGCGAGCGCACCAGGAAGCGCACGCCCTCGCCGTTTTCCAGCGAAAACATGCCGCCCCGCCCGGGCACCACGTCGATGATCAGCTGTGTGTGCTTCCAGTATTCGAACTGCGAAGGGCTGATGTGAAACGGCGCGCCGCCGATCTCACCCAGGCAGACGTCACGGTCGCCCACGATGAAATCGCCCTGCGCAAAGCACATCGGCGAAGAGCCATCGCAGCAGCCACCGGATTGATGGAACAGCAGCGGGCCGTGGCGCGCGTGCAGCCGCTCGATCAGCTGCAGTGCGGCCAGGGTGGCGGTGACCTGTGGCGGAAGGTCGTTCATGGGAGTCTCGTTGCGGGTCAGAGCCCTCTGCCAGTGGCAGAGGGATCCGACCCCTTTGCACGCCTGCCGCGCCCGTGGGAGAGGGGGACGGGCGCGGCAGCCGTGCGCGGGAGGGTCAGGCGGCGAAGTCCAGCACCACGCGGCCTTCAATGGTGCCCGCGTGCATGCGCGCGAACACGTCGTTGACGTTCTCCAGGCGGTCGGTGCTGACCGTCGCCGCCACCTTGCCCTCGGCAGCGAACAGCAGCGATTCCTGCAGGTCCAGGCGGGTGCCGACGATGGAACCGCGCACGGTCACCCCGTTGAGCACCATGCCGAAGATATCCAGCGGGAAGTTGCCCGGCGGCAGCCCGTTCAACGACACCGTGCCGCCGCGGCGAACCATGCCCAGCGCCTGCTCGAACGCCTTGGGCGACACTGCGGTGACCAGTGCACCGTGCGCGCCGCCGATTTCCTTCTTCAGGAACGCGGCCGGATCGGTGGTGCGCGCATTCACCGTCACCTGCGCGCCAAGGCGCTCGGCAAGCTTCAGCTTGGCATCGTCCACGTCCACGGCCGCCACGTTCAGGCCCATGGCGCGGGCGTACTGCACGGCCATGTGGCCCAGGCCGCCGACGCCGGAAATCACCACCCAGTCGCCGGGCTTGGTGTCGGTCACTTTCAGGCCCTTGTAGACGGTCACCCCGGCGCACAGCACCGGTGCGATCTCCACGAAGCCCACTCCCTTGGGAAGCAGGCCGACATAGTTGGCATCGGCCAGTGCGTACTCGGCGAAACCGCCGTTGACCGAATAGCCGGTGTTGCGCTGTGTTTCGCACAGCGTTTCCCAGCCGCCCAGGCAGTGTTCGCAATGGCCACACGCCGAGTACAACCAGGGGATGCCGACCCGGTCACCTTCCTTGATGTGGCCGACCCCGCCGCCCACGGCCACGACGTGCCCCACGCCCTCGTGGCCGGGGATGAACGGCGGGTTCGGTTTCACCGGCCAGTCGCCCTCGGCGGCGTGCAGGTCGGTATGGCAGACGCCACAGGCCTCGATCTTGACCAGTACCTCGCCCGCCCCCGGGCGCGGTACCACCACTTCTTCGATGACCAGCGGCTTGCCGAACTCACGGACAACGGCGGCCTTCATGGTTCTGTTCATGCATGGATCTCCGTAGTGCGCTTGCGGACAGAATGGCGCCGGCGGCGAACCGGCGCCTTGATCACGATCAAACTTCAGAAGAAACCCAGCTTCTTCGGCGCGTAGCTCACCAGCAGGTTCTTGGTCTGCTGGTAGTGGTCGAGCATCATCTTGTGGTTTTCGCGGCCGATGCCCGACTGCTTGTAGCCGCCGAAGGCCGCGTGCGCGGGATAGGCGTGGTAGCAGTTGGTCCACACCCGCCCGGCCTGGATCGCGCGCCCGACCCGGTACAGGCGCGCCGCATCGCGGCTCCACACGCCCGCACCCAGGCCGTACAGCGTGTCGTTGGCGATCTGCAGGGCCTCTTCTTCGGTCTTGAAGGTGGTCACCGCCACCACCGGCCCGAAGATTTCTTCCTGGAAGATGCGCATGCGATTGTGGCCCTTGAACACGGTGGGCTTCACGTAGAAGCCGCCGGCCAGGTCACCCTGCAGCGTGTTGCGCTCGCCGCCGATCAGCACTTCGGCGCCCTCCTGGCGGCCGATATCGATGTAGGACAGGATCTTTTCCAGCTGCTCGCTCGATGCCTGCGCGCCGATCATCGTGTTCGGGTCCAGCGGGTCACCCTGGACGATCGCCGCCACGCGCGCCAGCACGCGTTCGATGAACGTCTCGTAGATCGATTCCTGCACCAGTGCGCGCGAGGGGCAGGTGCAGACCTCACCCTGGTTCAGCGCGAACATCACGAAGCCTTCCACCGCCTTGTCGAGGAAATCATCGTCTTCGGCCATCACATCGGCGAAGAAAATGTTGGGCGACTTGCCGCCCAGCTCCAGGGTGACGGGAATCAGGTTCTGGCTGGCGTACTGCATGATCAGGCGGCCGGTGGTGGTTTCACCGGTGAAGGCGATCTTGGCGATGCGCGGGTTGCTGGCCAGCGGCTTGCCCGCTTCCAGGCCGAAGCCGTTGACCACGTTCAGCACGCCCGGCGGCAACAGATCGCCGATCACTTCCATCAGCACCAGGATCGAGGCCGGGGTCTGCTCGGCGGGCTTGAGCACCACGCAGTTGCCGGCGGCCAGCGCCGGCGCCAGCTTCCACGCCGCCATCAGCAGCGGGAAGTTCCACGGAATGATCTGCCCGACCACACCGAGCGGTTCGTGGAAGTGGTAGGCCACGGTGTCCGCATCGATCTCGGACAGGCTGCCTTCCTGCGCGCGCAGGGCACCGGCGAAGTAGCGGAAGTGATCGACCATGAGCGGCAGGTCGGCGTTGAGCGTTTCGCGGATCGGCTTGCCGTTGTCCCAGGTTTCGGCGTGCGCCAGCAGTTCCAGGTTCTGCTCGATGCGGTCGGCAATGCGGTTCAGCACCAGCGCGCGCTGGGCCACCGGGGTGCGGCCCCAGCCCTCCCGGGCGGCGTGGGCCGCGTCCAGCGCCGCCTCGACATCCTCGGCCTTGGAGCGGGCCACTTCGGTGAACACCTGGCCGTTCACCGGCGAGGTGTTGTCGAAGTACTGGCCGCTGCGCGGCGCGACCCAGTCGCCGCCGATGTAGTTGCCGTAGCGCGGCTTGAAGATCGAACGCGGGTCGGTGGCATGCGGACGGGTGGACGGTACGGCGTTCATGCGGGGCTCCCAACGGGTTGGCGTAGTGCCCGTGCTGGCGCAAGGACGGTGCCAACTGTGGCGTGCTGCGGCGCGTCACGAGGTCCTGCGCTGCCCCGCCTGCGCGTGAGGCGCGCGGCTGCGGCGCTGCAGCAGCGGCCTTCCTTGCGGGCTGGCGCGCGATGTGCTGTTAATCGGAACAGGTCCTGAAACAACTGTCGCAGAATGCGACACAGGAGGCTGTCGGTGTCCCCGCTTGCTCCCGACCCGCGCCTGGGCAGTGCCCGGCGCAGTTTCTTCGAACGCGGTGCGGCGCCGGTGGGCGCGGTGCCCGATGCCATCCTGCACTCGTGGCAGCGCTGCCAGCGCCATGGCCTGCTGGTGGACGCGCAACCCAATGCCGAACCGCTGACCGATGGCCGCCTGCGCGAGCTGCGGCAGCGCCGCGAACGGTTGTGGCGGCAGGCCCGGCCCGAACTGGAAGGCTTGGCGGCGGAGATGACCCACAGCGGCAGCATCGTGCTGCTGACCGACGAGGATGGCTGGATCCTGGATGCCGAAGGCAGCACCGGCTTCCTGGACAAGGCCGGCCGTGTGGCGCTGATGCCGGGCGTGCGCTGGGACGAAACCAGCGTGGGCACCAACGCGATCGGCACCGCGCTGGTGGAAGGCCGTGCGCTGCAGGTACGGGGTGGCGAACACTACTTCGCCCCGCACGGCATCCTCACCTGCTCGGCGGTACCGATCATGGACCCGCACGGGCAATGCCTGGGGGTGCTGGACGTATCCGGCGACGCGCGCCTGCCCCATCTGCACGCACTGGCCCTGGTGCGGCAGGCGGTGGCCCAGATCGAGCACCGTGGTTTTGCCGATGGGCTGCCCGACTGCGAGCTGTTGCGCCTGCACCACCAACCGGTGCTGCTGGGCAGCGCGCGGGAGGGCGTGCTGGGCTTCCGCGGCGGGCGCCTGGTCGCGGCCAACCGTGCCGGCCTGGCCCTGTTCGGGCTGGAGCGCCATGACATCGGAAGAACGCCGTACGAAGCCTTGTTCGAGCAACCGCTGTCACGGCTGGCCGACGATGGCGTGCTGCTGGATCGCCAGGGCCGTCGCCTCTACGGGCTGCGCCAGCCGCGCGGTACGCGGCGCGCGCAGGGCGCCCCCGCGCAGCGCCTGCCGCAGGCGACGCCGTTGGTCGCAGCGGTTCCGCGCGGGCCGTTGTTCGATGCCGCCCAGCAGGCGCAGCTCGACGCGGCCGGGCGGGTCCTGCAGGCCGGCCTGCCGGTACTGCTGCAGGGTGAGACTGGAACCGGCAAGGAGGTATTCGCACGTGAACTGCATGCGCGCAGCGCACGCGCGGGGCGGCCGTTCGTTGCGGTGAACTGCGCCGCATTGCCCGAGGGCCTGATCGAATCGGAGCTGTTCGGTTACGAAGAAGGCGCGTTCACCGGCGCACGCCGCCACGGCAGCACCGGGCTGCTGCGCCAGGCCGAAGGCGGTGTGCTGTTCCTCGATGAGATTGGTGACATGCCGCTGGCGCTGCAACCCCGGTTGCTGCGCGTGCTGCAGGAACGCGAGCTGTCGCCGCTGGGCGGTGGCAAGCCGGTGAAGCTGGATTTCGCCCTGGTCTGCGCCAGCCACTGCGACCTGCCGCAGGCGGTGGCCGCCGGGCGCTTCCGCGCGGATCTGTACTACCGCATCGCCGACCACGTGGTGACCCTGGCACCGCTGCGCCAGCATCCCGATCGTGGCGCGGTGGTCGATGCGCTGTGGCAGCAGCTGGGCCACGACCAGGCGTTGCCCGCTGCCACCCGTGCCGCGCTGGTGGCCTGTGCCTGGCCGGGCAACCTGCGCCAGCTCAGTGCCTGCCTGCGCACCCTGGTGGCGTTGGCCGGGCCCGGCCAGCCGGTGGGCCCGGAACTACTGCCTGATGTCGTGCGCAACGGTGCGGCGGACACGCTGCCGCCCGTGGCGGCGCCCACTGCAGCGCTGGGGGAGATGGCCGAAGCGGCGATGCGCCAGGCGCTGGCCGCGTGCGAGGGCAATGTAAGCGCAGCGGCGAAGCGGCTGGGAATCAGCCGCAGCACGCTGTACCGGCGGCTGGGCGCACCGCGCGGCGGTTGAACGCGGGGCAATGCCGGGCTTGCTCGACCCACCCGGCCCGTAGAGTCGAGCCTGCTCGACTGCTCTACGCGAAATGCCGGGAAAGGCCAGTCGAGCAAGCTCGACTCTACCAACGGCGGTGGCCGTCAGCTGGCCAGTACCGAGGCCTGGCGGGCCAGGTCTTCGATGCCCTGCCAGTCGCGCGCCTGCACCAGTGCGGCGGTGGTCAGCCACGAACCGCCCACGCACAGCACGTTGGGCAGGTGCAGGAACTGCGGTGCGGTCTGCACGCTGATGCCGCCGGTCGGGCAGAAGCGCACATCGGCGAACGGGCCGTGCCAGGCCGACAACAACGCGGCGCCACCGGCCTGCACCGCCGGGAAGAACTTGAAGGTGTCCAGCCCGTGCTCAAGACCCACGATCAGCTCCGAGCCGGTGGCCACGCCCGGCAGGTACGGCAGGTCGGCATCGCGGGCAGCGGCATACAGGGTGGGCGTTGCGCCAGGCGACACCGCGAAGCGCGCACCGGCCGCCTTCGCGGCCTGCATCTGCGCCGGCGTCATCACCGTGCCAGCGCCGACCACGGCATCGGGCACGGCCTCGACCATCGCCTTGATCGCCTCCAGCGCGCGCGGCGTGCGCAGGGTCACCTCGATCACCGGCAGGCCGCCGCGGAACAGGGCCTGTGCCACCTGCACCGCATCGTCCACGTCATCGGGGGTGAACACCGGGATCACCGGGGCCAGTTTCAGTACCGCACGTACGCGCGGATCAGCGCCGGACATCGAATCGCTCCTCGCCCACCAGGGCCAGCACGTCAGCTTCGCTGACAGGGTTGAAATCGCCGGGGATCGAATGCTTCAGTCCACCGGCCGCCAGGCCGAAGCGCACGGTGGCCTCGGCATCCAGACCGGACAGGATGCCATGCAGGATGCCGGCGGCGAAGGCGTCGCCACCGCCGATGCGGTCGACGATGCCCTGCAGCTGGCGCACCGGCGCCTGGGCGCGGGTGCCATCGCGGCCCAGCAGCAGCGCGCCCAGTGCGTGGTGGTCCACGCTGATCGCCTGGCGCTGGGTGCAGGCCATCCACTGCAGGTGCGGGAAGGCGGCAAAGGCGGCCGCCGCTGCGGCTTCCACCTTGGCCACCACATCGGCCTGCTCGAACCGCTGGCCGAGGATCACCTCGATGTCGCGGTAGTCGGCGAACACGATGTCGGCCTGCGCGAACAGCTGGTGCAGGATCGCCTGCGCATCGCCGCCCCAGCGCTGCCACAGCTTGGGCCGGAAGTTGCCGTCGAAGGACACGCGCACGCCCAGGGCGCGCGCTGCACGCGCTGCTTCCAGCGTGGCCTGCGCCACGTCAGGGCCCAGCGCCGGGCTGACCCCGGACAGGTGCAGCCACTGTGCGTCCTGCAGCAGTGCCGGCCAGTCATAGTCGGCGGCGCTGCTGCGGGCGAAGGCCGAATCGGCGCGGTCGTAGACCACTTCGCTGGCCCGCTGCACCGCACCGGTGGTCAGGAAGTACAGGCCCATGCGCCCATCCGGGTCCTGGCGTACGCCGCGCGTGTCCACGCCATGGCGGCGCAGTTCGCCCAGCACGTGCGCGCCCAGCGCATTGCCGGCCACGGTGCTGACCATGGCCACCTCATGTCCGAAGCAGGACAACGAGACACCCACGTTCGCTTCCGCACCGCCCACATGCACCTGCAACTGCGGCGACTGCAGCAGCAGCTCGCGACCTGGTGCTCCCATCCGCAGCAGCAGTTCCCCGAAACACACGACACGACCCATTTCCGCTCCCTTACGCTGGCCGCCAGCACGTACGGCTGCACGGCGTGGAATCGCACCACGCACCCGCGTGGCGGTTGGCTATCGGTGTCATTTTAGATCCGACCCGCCGTCCGCACAGCCTAGCAAACTGTCGGAAGCATTGTCCCGCAAGCGTCTTGGAGACATTGCAGATCTGTTGCGGTGCAAGATGCCGGAACCCGGAGGTGCTGTTACCGTCCGCCTTGACCAGCGGTGTCATTCCGCTGAAACACTCGCGAGACCAGACCTTTGGGAGAGGGGAAAGGCATGCATTCTCGGAACCACGCAAAAAAGACACCGGTTACCTTGCTGGCCATGGCCGTCGGCCTGGCACTGTCGGCAGGCGCCGCGGCACAGCAGCAGGGTGAAGCGCCCACCGCCACCAACCTGGACACGGTGAACGTCACCGGCTACCGCGCCAGCGTGGAAAAGGCGCTGGACATCAAGCGCAGCGAATCCGGCGTGGTCGACGCCATCGTGGCCGAGGATGTGGGCAAGTTCCCCGACCTGAACCTGGCCGAATCGCTGCAGCGCATTCCCGGCGTGGTCATCACCCGCGAAGCCGGCGAAGGCCGCAACATCTCGGTGCGCGGCCTGGGCCCGGATTTCACCCGCGTGCGCTTGAACGGCATGGAAGCGCTGACCACGGTGGGCGCCGGCGACCAGAGCGGTGGCACCAACCGCGGCCGTGGCTTCGACTTCAACGTGTTCGCCTCGGATCTGTTCTCGCAGATGATCGTGCGCAAGACCGCCTCGGCCGATGTCGAGGAAGGCTCGCTGGGCGCCACGGTGGACCTGCGCACCGCGCGCCCGTTCGACTACGACGGCTTCACCTTCGCCGCCAGCGGCCAGGCCGGCTTCAACGCCATGGCTGAAAAGGCCGACCCGCGCATGGCCGCGCTGATCGCCAACACCTTCGCCGACGGCACCTTCGGCGCGCTGCTGTCGGTGGCCTATTCCGAACGCCAGGCGCTGGAAGAAGGCTCCAACACCGGGCGCTGGGCCAACGGCACCAGCAACGGCGGGTTCGCCGCCAGCCCGCTGTTCCCGGCCGCACGCAGTGCCGATGTGTACCATCCGCGCTTCCCGCGCTACGTGCAGATGGAACACGAACAGAAGCGCCTGGGCGTGACCGGTTCGCTGCAGTGGAAGCCGACCGATCGCACCGAAATCTCGCTGGATACGCTGTATTCGAAGATCGACGCCACGCGCGACGAACACTACATCGAAGCGATCTCGTTCAGCCGCAACCGCGATGCCGCCACCGGTGCCAACCGCCGCCCCGACCGCGACGGCAAGCCGGTGATGGTGGTGCGCAACGGCGAGATCCGCAACAACGCCCTGGTCTACGGCGAATTCGACAACGTCGACATCCGCAGCGAGAACCGCCACGACGAATGGAGCACCGAGTTCAAGCAGGCCAGCCTGAACTTCGATCATCGCTTCAACGATGCGTTCTCGTTGAACGGCAAGCTGGGCGTATCGCGTTCCAAGCACGAGAACCCGGTGCAGACCACCATCATCATGGACAAGTACGATGTGGATGGTTACAGCTACGACTACCGTGGCAACAGCCGTGCGCCAGTACTGAACTACGGCATCGACCCGACCAACCCCAATGGCTGGGAGCTGGCCGAGATCCGCCTGCGCCCGCAGTACGTGGACAACGACTTCGACACCGCCGAAGTCAACTTCAACTGGAACATCAGCCCCGGCTTCCGCCTGAAGGGCGGCGTGCTGGCCAAGAACTACACCTTCGACACGCTGGAGCTGCGCCGCAACAGCGAAGGCGCGGTACCGACCTTCGCCAACGGTTCGCGCATCGTGCCGGTGGACCTGACCAGCCAGGCCGGCCTGAAGGGCATCTCCGGTTCGCCGTCGAGCTGGGTGGTGCCGAACCTGGATGCCGTGGCCGACGCGCTGGACATCTACAGCAACACCGGCACGTTCGCGCTGGCACCGCGTGCCAACAACAGCCGCAGCGTGGAAGAGAAGGACCGTGGCGTCTGGCTGATGGGTGAGTTCTCCACCGATCTGGGCAGCATTCCGCTGTCGGGCAACTTCGGCGTGCGCTACGTGCAGACCGAACAGACCTCCAGTGGCGCGGCCACCGTGGGCGGCGTGCTGGTGCCGGCCACCACCAACCGCAAGTACAACGACACCCTGCCCTCGTTCAACCTGGTGGCCGAGATCACCCCGGACTTCCTGATCCGCCTGGGCGCGGCCAAGGTGATGAGCCGACCGGGCCTGGGCAACCTGACCCCCGGCGTGACCGTGGCCGTGGCCGGCGGCGCGCGCACCGTGGCCGGCGGCAACCCGAACCTGGATCCGTTCCGCGCCACCAACGTGGACATGAGCTTCGAGTGGTACTTCAACGAAGGCGCGATGGCCGGCATCGGCCTGTTCTACAAGGACATCGAATCGTTCGTGCAGACCACCCGCGAAGTGCGCCCGTATTCCACCAGCGGCTTGCCGGCCAGCCTGCTGGAAGGCACCGGTGCATCGGTCAACGATGACTTCACCTTCAGCATTCCGCTGAACACCCCCGGTGGCGAGCTGTACGGCGTGGAAGCCAACTACACCCAGCCCTTCACCTTCCTGCCCGGCAAGTGGTCGAACCTGGGCGTGCAGCTGAACTACACCTGGGTCGACACCAGCATCCAGTACGTGAACGGCAACGGCGTGGCGGTGATGAAGAACCAGCTGACCGGTACCTCGAAGAACGCCTGGAACGCCACGCTGTTCTACGAAGGCGAAGTCTGGTCCGGGCGCGTGTCGGCCACCAACCGCAGCGACTACCTGACCCAGGCACCGGGCCAGGAAACCGGCTTCAACCTGGATGGCTACCACGGCATGACCGGCACCACCGTGCTGGATGCTTCGATCCGCTACCGCATCAGCGACCAGCTGGAACTGAGCCTGGAAGGCATCAACCTGACCAACGAAGCATCCGACGAGTGGGTGTACTCGCCCACCACCGGTCAGCTGCCGCTGCAGTACACCGAAACCGGCCGCCAGTACCTGCTGGGCGTGCGCTACAAGTTCTGATGCAGCCGCGGCGGCGTGTGCGCACGCCGCCGCATTCCCGTGCAACGACACACCGCTGCGGCGCACTGCTGCGGCGCAAGATGCCGCGTCCCATGTGCTTTGTTACGTTCACGCATGACCCGCGGTGTCAGCACGTCGTTGCACCCGCGTCGTGCCGGAGGAGGCCGGCACGAACGCAGCAACGCACCTGCAACGCTTGAGGACACCCTGGGAGGGGATTTCAGATGGATTCGTCGCTCGCGCTTCATCGCGGCCGCGCGCCGCGCGCCGTGCTTGCCCTGTCGATCGGCCTGGTGCTGTGCCAGGCTGCCTATGCCCAGCAGACCCCGGAAGCGGCTGCGTCCGCACCCGATGCGGTCGACCTGGACAAGGTGGAAGTAAAGGCCACCTACCGCGAAAGCCTGCAGCAGTCGCTGGACGAGAAGCGCTACAGCGTCGAGCAGGTCGATGCGATCTACGCCGAGGACATCGGCAAGTTCCCCGATCTGAACCTGGCCGAATCGATGCAGCGCATTGCCGGCGTATCGATCGACCGCGAAGGCGGCGAAGGCCAGCAGATTTCCGTGCGCGGCCTGGGCTCGGACTTCACCCGCGTGCGCATCAATGGCCTGGAAGCGCTGTCCACCGCCGGCAGCGGCACCACCGGGGTGAACCGCAGCCGCGGCTTCGACTTCAATACCTTCGCCTCGGAACTGTTCAGCCGGGTCAAGGTGAACAAGACCCAGTCGGCGCAGATGGATGAAGGTTCGCTGGGTGCGACCGTCGATCTGCGCGCCTCGCGACCGTTCGACTTCGAGGGCTTCCAGGCCTCGCTCAACGGCCAGTACGGCTTCAACGAACTGTCGCGCAGCAAGGACCCGCGCGTGTCGGCGCTGCTGAGCAACACCTGGGCCGATGGCCGCTTCGGTGCGCTGATGTCGGTGGCGTGGAGCAAGCGCACCATCTTCGAGGAAGGCTACAACCCGGTTCGTTGGGAACACGGCAACTACCGCAACTCCAACCAGTCCACCGCCGCCAACAACGGCACCTACGGTTTCTGCAGCCCGGTGGGCTACGACCCGCAGACGCCGCGCAACCCGGCCAGCAATGAAACCGCGCAGGGCGTGGGCAGCGCCGCCAACCAGGCGCGCAACAACGGTTGGGGCAGCTACGGTATCGATGCCACCCACTGCGGCACCGGCATCGACCGGCCGGCGGCCACGGCAGAAAACATCGCCGCCTACGAGACCGCGACCAATGCGTGGATTCCCCGCTACCCGCGCTACGTACGCACCGAACACGAGATCGAACGGCTGGGCGTGACCGGCGCGCTGCAGTTCCGCTTCAGCCCCGACAGCCTGCTGAACCTGGACCTGATGTATTCCCGCTTGGACAAGGACCAGCGCGAGGATTCGCTGGGCGCCAACCTGCACCGCACCGCGCAGTACGGCGGCAAGACCCAGATCGCCGTGCGCGAGGCGCAGGTGGATGCGCAGAACCGCCTGGTCTACGGCGTGTTCGACAACGTGGATTTCCGCACCGAATCGACTTCGATCGAAGAGACCACCGAGTTCAAGCAGGCCAGCCTGAATTTCGAACACCGCTTCAACGATGCGGTGCGACTGGATGCGCTGGTCGGCCATTCCTCGTCCAGCTTCGAACGCCCCGTGTTCTCCATGGTCAGCTTCGACAACAGCAACCTGGATGGCTTCGTGCTGGACATGCGCAACGGCGCCAGCATGCCCTCGATGACCTTCCCGTTCGCGCTGGGCGATGCCGCATCGTGGCAGTGGCTGGGCTATGGCACTGCACCGGTGAATGCCAACGGCACCGCGCGCGGCGGCAACATCAGCGAAGTGCGGCTGAACCCGCAGTACGTCGACAACAGCTTCGACACCGCCAAGGTCGACCTGACCTTCAACCTCTCGCCCACCTTCACCCTGCGCGGCGGCCTGGCCTACAAGGACTACGGCATGAGCACGCAGGAGTACCGCAACATCAGCTACGGGCGCATGTCGCAGGCGCTGCCCAGCGGCGTGGGCGTGGGCGATCTGTCCACCACCCTGGACGGCTTCGGCAAGGGCCTGGACGGCAACACGCCGAACGGGTGGTTGATTCCCGATTTCAGCCGCATCGCCGAACTGCTGGATATCTACTGCAACTGCAACACCGGCACCCTGGGCGGCGACTACCGGCTGGCCGGCGTGGGCCACTACGGCGCCTCGAACAACAACTTCGACGTGACCGAGAAGAGCTACGCCAGCTACCTGCAGCTCGATTTCAACACCGAACTCTGGGACCGGCCGTTCCGCGGCAACCTGGGCCTGCGCTACGTGCGCACGCAGATCGATGCCAGTGGCTATGCGCCGTGCCAGGCCGCCAACAGCAACGACCTGTCGTCGCAATGCGAGCCGTTCCTGGGCGTGGCCAGCGCCACCGCCGAT
This genomic window contains:
- a CDS encoding TonB-dependent receptor, whose product is MDSSLALHRGRAPRAVLALSIGLVLCQAAYAQQTPEAAASAPDAVDLDKVEVKATYRESLQQSLDEKRYSVEQVDAIYAEDIGKFPDLNLAESMQRIAGVSIDREGGEGQQISVRGLGSDFTRVRINGLEALSTAGSGTTGVNRSRGFDFNTFASELFSRVKVNKTQSAQMDEGSLGATVDLRASRPFDFEGFQASLNGQYGFNELSRSKDPRVSALLSNTWADGRFGALMSVAWSKRTIFEEGYNPVRWEHGNYRNSNQSTAANNGTYGFCSPVGYDPQTPRNPASNETAQGVGSAANQARNNGWGSYGIDATHCGTGIDRPAATAENIAAYETATNAWIPRYPRYVRTEHEIERLGVTGALQFRFSPDSLLNLDLMYSRLDKDQREDSLGANLHRTAQYGGKTQIAVREAQVDAQNRLVYGVFDNVDFRTESTSIEETTEFKQASLNFEHRFNDAVRLDALVGHSSSSFERPVFSMVSFDNSNLDGFVLDMRNGASMPSMTFPFALGDAASWQWLGYGTAPVNANGTARGGNISEVRLNPQYVDNSFDTAKVDLTFNLSPTFTLRGGLAYKDYGMSTQEYRNISYGRMSQALPSGVGVGDLSTTLDGFGKGLDGNTPNGWLIPDFSRIAELLDIYCNCNTGTLGGDYRLAGVGHYGASNNNFDVTEKSYASYLQLDFNTELWDRPFRGNLGLRYVRTQIDASGYAPCQAANSNDLSSQCEPFLGVASATADAGERLLVGTTVAHRYDDWLPSLNLAWDLTDTFVLRFGAAKTMARPTLSNLSPSVSGGPTAFVDEDRYYSINLGNPKLDPFRSTNYDLSAEWYFQEGALLSAAVFYKDIETYVQRTRLLTTWQDMGYSLDLLPAGFSPNSLFNVQSYFNTPGGPLKGYELTYQQPFSFLPGFWKNFGIQLNYTHVDSKIKYLFSSGSGDTIVTTYTENDLLNLSPNSYNATLYYDDGRFSARVSTSYRDAYINQILTQENVWDLDGNQYATADVTGKYSVENVDFNMSWKFNKQLTVSFEAINLLDSADERYVDSALSLPDRYTHTGRQYYLGLRYKF
- a CDS encoding TonB-dependent receptor, translating into MHSRNHAKKTPVTLLAMAVGLALSAGAAAQQQGEAPTATNLDTVNVTGYRASVEKALDIKRSESGVVDAIVAEDVGKFPDLNLAESLQRIPGVVITREAGEGRNISVRGLGPDFTRVRLNGMEALTTVGAGDQSGGTNRGRGFDFNVFASDLFSQMIVRKTASADVEEGSLGATVDLRTARPFDYDGFTFAASGQAGFNAMAEKADPRMAALIANTFADGTFGALLSVAYSERQALEEGSNTGRWANGTSNGGFAASPLFPAARSADVYHPRFPRYVQMEHEQKRLGVTGSLQWKPTDRTEISLDTLYSKIDATRDEHYIEAISFSRNRDAATGANRRPDRDGKPVMVVRNGEIRNNALVYGEFDNVDIRSENRHDEWSTEFKQASLNFDHRFNDAFSLNGKLGVSRSKHENPVQTTIIMDKYDVDGYSYDYRGNSRAPVLNYGIDPTNPNGWELAEIRLRPQYVDNDFDTAEVNFNWNISPGFRLKGGVLAKNYTFDTLELRRNSEGAVPTFANGSRIVPVDLTSQAGLKGISGSPSSWVVPNLDAVADALDIYSNTGTFALAPRANNSRSVEEKDRGVWLMGEFSTDLGSIPLSGNFGVRYVQTEQTSSGAATVGGVLVPATTNRKYNDTLPSFNLVAEITPDFLIRLGAAKVMSRPGLGNLTPGVTVAVAGGARTVAGGNPNLDPFRATNVDMSFEWYFNEGAMAGIGLFYKDIESFVQTTREVRPYSTSGLPASLLEGTGASVNDDFTFSIPLNTPGGELYGVEANYTQPFTFLPGKWSNLGVQLNYTWVDTSIQYVNGNGVAVMKNQLTGTSKNAWNATLFYEGEVWSGRVSATNRSDYLTQAPGQETGFNLDGYHGMTGTTVLDASIRYRISDQLELSLEGINLTNEASDEWVYSPTTGQLPLQYTETGRQYLLGVRYKF